In one window of bacterium DNA:
- a CDS encoding DUF2304 domain-containing protein — MPLKQQLIAIAVAAGLLAFIIEAVRRRKLREEYAWLWLLVGAVIGLLSLWQDLLGTITRFLGIQLPVNTVFFFGIAFIVFINLHFTIKISRLTDQVKRLTQELALLDERVGRETRDGDGET, encoded by the coding sequence GTGCCCCTTAAACAGCAACTGATAGCGATCGCGGTGGCGGCGGGGCTGCTGGCCTTCATCATCGAAGCCGTGCGGAGGCGCAAACTTCGGGAAGAGTACGCCTGGCTCTGGCTCCTGGTGGGAGCGGTCATCGGCCTGCTTTCCCTCTGGCAGGATCTCCTGGGGACGATCACCCGTTTCCTGGGCATCCAGCTTCCGGTCAACACCGTTTTCTTTTTCGGGATCGCCTTCATCGTTTTCATCAACCTCCACTTCACCATCAAGATTTCGCGCCTCACCGACCAGGTCAAACGCCTGACCCAGGAACTGGCGCTTCTGGACGAACGCGTGGGACGGGAAACCCGCGATGGAGACGGGGAAACCTGA
- a CDS encoding glycosyltransferase family 39 protein, with the protein MIYDFYSTNLAETGGFGYVPPGDAFFGRTGFTPRYFIYAGGGEKTFPRKFPGFILAWAGWKALLPSFPGKLINPAAAAAAVVLVYLIARRFHPRGPAAAGAAVLLAVNPILIHRAYMYNPTVFNLLFFLLSLWFLLEAVCRGGTVWFALLGLASGCFLWIRPTNVVYLAGLAGLIFWERRRVRGPARFLLSLAVLAAGVGALLWYNSRVFGSWLSLGYTAATRVSGEVMGVKAPLSVARILDYLNFHPSIWINHVRMLPLTLTLAFPPLVLALIGIFGGDDEPDRPRFRPFYLLLFALAVGFFSNFGTYGHEEGELTLHSSFLRYLLPALALLCIPAAAAIGRFPRPRRALAAAVGLSLAVAVLAPGGVVETTLQSAYYGSVRVFIMNRVPASGVLFSHYWDKTAFPERTVYTHGTQLPEPGVGDAVADVLARGREAWTTSHPCDALIREEAARRGWPLEPHPGPEALSPVLRKASAFIPPSLYPLTLYRIRPGGAAGKTAP; encoded by the coding sequence ATGATCTACGATTTTTATTCCACCAACCTGGCCGAAACCGGAGGCTTCGGGTACGTCCCCCCCGGAGACGCCTTCTTCGGCCGAACCGGGTTCACCCCCCGCTACTTCATTTACGCCGGCGGCGGGGAGAAGACCTTCCCCCGGAAGTTCCCGGGGTTCATCCTGGCCTGGGCCGGCTGGAAAGCGCTCCTCCCCTCCTTCCCGGGGAAGCTGATCAACCCCGCCGCCGCCGCCGCCGCCGTCGTTCTCGTGTACCTGATCGCGCGACGCTTTCATCCCCGCGGCCCCGCGGCCGCGGGGGCCGCCGTCCTGCTGGCGGTCAATCCGATCCTCATTCACCGCGCCTACATGTACAACCCCACCGTCTTCAACCTCCTTTTCTTCCTGCTCTCCCTCTGGTTCCTCCTGGAAGCCGTCTGCCGCGGAGGCACGGTCTGGTTCGCGCTCCTGGGGCTGGCCTCCGGTTGTTTCCTATGGATCCGGCCCACCAACGTCGTCTATCTGGCCGGCCTGGCGGGGCTGATTTTCTGGGAGCGGCGGCGGGTACGCGGACCGGCACGGTTTCTCCTCTCCCTGGCGGTCCTGGCGGCCGGGGTCGGGGCGCTGCTCTGGTACAACTCGCGGGTCTTCGGAAGCTGGCTCTCCCTGGGGTACACCGCGGCCACGCGGGTGAGCGGCGAAGTCATGGGGGTCAAGGCCCCCCTCAGCGTCGCCCGCATCCTCGACTACCTCAATTTTCACCCCTCCATCTGGATCAACCATGTGCGCATGCTCCCGCTGACGCTCACCCTGGCCTTCCCCCCCCTGGTCCTGGCACTGATCGGCATCTTCGGGGGCGACGACGAACCGGACCGACCCCGTTTCCGGCCCTTCTACCTGCTGCTGTTCGCCCTGGCGGTCGGCTTCTTCTCCAATTTCGGGACGTACGGGCACGAAGAAGGGGAACTGACCCTCCACTCCTCTTTCCTCCGCTATCTCCTCCCCGCCCTGGCGCTGCTCTGCATTCCGGCGGCGGCGGCGATCGGACGTTTCCCCCGCCCCCGCCGGGCGCTGGCCGCGGCCGTCGGCCTCTCCCTGGCCGTAGCGGTGCTCGCCCCCGGGGGAGTCGTGGAGACGACGCTGCAGAGCGCCTACTACGGTTCGGTCCGCGTATTTATCATGAACCGGGTCCCGGCTTCGGGCGTGCTCTTCAGCCACTACTGGGACAAGACCGCCTTCCCGGAACGGACGGTCTACACCCACGGGACCCAGCTCCCCGAACCCGGAGTCGGCGACGCGGTGGCGGACGTCCTGGCTCGGGGCCGTGAAGCCTGGACCACTTCGCACCCCTGCGACGCTCTCATCCGGGAGGAAGCCGCCCGGAGGGGATGGCCGCTCGAACCCCACCCCGGCCCGGAAGCGCTTTCCCCGGTGCTGCGGAAGGCGTCCGCGTTCATCCCCCCCTCGCTCTATCCCCTGACCCTCTACCGGATCCGGCCCGGCGGGGCGGCGGGGAAAACGGCGCCATGA
- a CDS encoding glycosyltransferase, which translates to MKILLVTSDFPYRDIRHGGGQLTAQWIEHLGRRHDLSLLSFIRGEEIPFLEETSRRFRETRTVPARRGWSSRLRRLPMLLRHPYPVVATHSRRMAQAVREMTAGNRFDLVQFEYFHMGQYLPFVPRGTARVLVYHDVVTPVLRQRIRRARGLHKFLLYREWELSRYWEKWFAIWAGNAFALSPKDRRVIDSWDVGVRSFVLPPLLPPSFFRLKRRARRDGEIVFIGAMHRPVNQDAARFLHRLVLPLLRERHPGARIRIVGENPPSWLRRLQSDSFIVTGGVESIEPFLAEADALAVPLRTAGGIIVKILQGMAAAVPVVATRAANAGIGGRDGRHLLLADRPEEFAAALGSLLDDPARADGLGAGGAEFIRRHFAPEDVQSAIDRLYEGLTE; encoded by the coding sequence GTGAAGATCCTGCTCGTAACCTCCGACTTCCCCTACCGGGACATCCGTCACGGCGGAGGACAGCTGACAGCGCAATGGATCGAACACCTCGGGCGGCGGCACGACCTCTCCCTCCTCTCCTTCATCCGCGGGGAGGAGATCCCCTTTCTGGAGGAGACCTCGCGCCGGTTCCGGGAGACCCGGACCGTCCCCGCCCGGAGGGGATGGAGCAGCCGGCTGCGGCGGCTGCCCATGCTTCTGCGCCACCCTTACCCGGTAGTGGCCACGCACTCCCGGCGGATGGCGCAGGCCGTCAGGGAGATGACGGCGGGGAACCGTTTCGACCTGGTCCAGTTCGAGTACTTTCACATGGGCCAGTACCTCCCCTTCGTTCCCCGCGGGACCGCCCGCGTCCTCGTCTACCACGACGTCGTCACCCCGGTCCTGCGCCAGAGAATCCGCCGGGCCCGCGGGCTCCATAAATTCCTGCTCTACCGGGAGTGGGAACTGAGCCGGTACTGGGAAAAGTGGTTCGCGATCTGGGCCGGCAACGCCTTCGCCCTCTCTCCCAAAGACCGCCGGGTCATCGACTCCTGGGACGTCGGGGTGCGCAGCTTCGTCCTCCCCCCCCTTCTCCCCCCCTCCTTCTTCCGCCTGAAACGGCGCGCGCGCAGGGACGGGGAAATCGTCTTCATCGGGGCGATGCACCGGCCCGTGAACCAGGACGCCGCCCGGTTTCTCCACCGCCTGGTCCTTCCCCTTCTGCGGGAACGGCACCCCGGAGCCAGGATCAGGATCGTGGGCGAAAACCCTCCTTCCTGGCTGCGGCGGCTCCAGAGCGACTCCTTCATCGTCACCGGCGGGGTCGAGTCCATCGAGCCGTTCCTGGCCGAAGCCGACGCGCTCGCCGTCCCTCTGCGCACGGCGGGAGGTATCATCGTCAAGATCCTGCAGGGGATGGCCGCCGCCGTCCCGGTGGTGGCCACCCGGGCGGCCAACGCCGGGATCGGGGGGCGCGACGGCCGGCACTTGCTGCTGGCCGACCGGCCGGAAGAGTTCGCCGCCGCCCTGGGCTCGCTTCTGGACGATCCCGCCCGGGCCGACGGATTGGGAGCCGGGGGAGCCGAGTTTATCCGCAGACATTTCGCCCCCGAAGACGTACAATCGGCCATTGACCGGCTCTATGAGGGCTTGACGGAGTGA
- a CDS encoding glycosyltransferase family 2 protein, translating into MNPKIAIVVLNWNGLEDTLDCLTSLDRFGYDGLNRIVVDNGSDDGSAELVARRYPGITLIRLPENRGFTGGINTGIKRALADGADFICLLNNDTVVTAGFLEKLLEAAAKNPRAGVLAPRVNYARDPELVWSQGIAVNRLTGRILTPHCGRPVAKAPGRVEDVSAVSGAVMLVPRETFETVGLFDERYFLCFEDVDFCLRVRRTGKQVLVVPQSLVYHKVSVSMGGEGSSAIIYYSTRNQLRALNTRLPMPWFWRPQRNLFIMGYTLFFTLITSRTPLGEGLRTWGRGLSDYFRGVGGMKSR; encoded by the coding sequence ATGAATCCGAAAATCGCCATCGTCGTCCTCAACTGGAACGGGCTGGAAGACACCCTCGACTGCCTTACCTCCCTGGACCGTTTCGGCTACGACGGGCTCAACCGGATCGTGGTGGACAACGGCTCCGACGACGGTTCCGCCGAGCTGGTCGCCCGGCGTTACCCCGGGATCACCCTGATCCGGCTTCCCGAGAACCGGGGTTTCACCGGAGGGATCAACACCGGGATCAAGCGCGCCCTGGCCGACGGCGCCGATTTCATCTGCCTGCTCAACAACGACACCGTCGTCACCGCCGGGTTCCTGGAAAAGCTGCTGGAAGCCGCCGCCAAAAATCCCCGGGCCGGGGTGCTCGCCCCCCGGGTCAATTACGCCCGGGATCCCGAACTGGTCTGGAGCCAGGGCATCGCCGTCAACCGCCTGACCGGCCGTATCCTCACCCCCCATTGCGGCCGTCCCGTCGCCAAGGCTCCGGGCCGGGTGGAGGACGTCTCCGCTGTCTCCGGCGCGGTCATGCTCGTTCCCCGCGAGACTTTCGAAACGGTGGGACTGTTCGACGAACGCTATTTTCTCTGCTTCGAAGACGTCGACTTCTGTCTCCGGGTCCGCCGGACGGGCAAGCAGGTTCTGGTCGTCCCCCAGTCCCTGGTCTACCATAAGGTCAGCGTCTCCATGGGGGGCGAAGGGTCCAGCGCCATCATCTACTATTCCACCCGCAACCAGCTGCGGGCGCTCAACACCCGGCTCCCCATGCCCTGGTTCTGGCGGCCGCAACGTAATCTTTTCATCATGGGCTACACCCTCTTCTTCACCCTGATCACATCCCGGACCCCGCTCGGGGAAGGGCTGCGAACCTGGGGACGGGGGCTCTCCGACTACTTCCGCGGCGTCGGGGGGATGAAGAGCCGATGA
- a CDS encoding glycosyltransferase family 2 protein, which translates to MAERKQDRNRVLVVIPAYNEEKTLGHLTREIARVYPRLDILVVDDGSNVPPPLPDGIAVVRHPFNLGDGAARQTGFLYALRRGYEFVIHLDADRQHTPREIPVFLDALEGTGADLVVGSRFIGSCTYRVPAARRLGMMIFGLTCSVFTGKRITDPTNGFRGMNRKTLRLYTRGFYPQHFPDADVIISSHYGGLRIVEVPVTVGPTRSVNLHRGWKILYYIYKMFLSTFVAILGRREKPAKEPGGAP; encoded by the coding sequence ATGGCCGAACGTAAGCAGGATCGAAACCGGGTCCTGGTCGTCATCCCCGCCTACAACGAGGAGAAAACCCTGGGCCATCTGACCCGGGAGATAGCGCGGGTCTACCCGCGTCTCGACATTCTCGTGGTCGACGACGGCTCCAACGTCCCCCCCCCCCTTCCCGACGGGATCGCGGTCGTCCGCCATCCCTTCAACCTGGGAGACGGCGCCGCCCGACAGACCGGGTTCCTCTACGCTCTCCGCCGCGGCTACGAATTCGTCATCCATCTGGACGCCGACCGCCAGCATACCCCCCGCGAGATTCCGGTCTTCCTCGACGCCCTGGAGGGGACCGGGGCCGACCTGGTGGTGGGCTCGCGGTTCATCGGTTCCTGCACCTACCGGGTGCCGGCCGCACGGCGCCTGGGGATGATGATATTCGGCCTGACCTGCTCCGTCTTCACCGGCAAACGCATCACCGACCCCACCAACGGGTTCCGGGGAATGAACCGCAAAACCCTGCGTCTCTACACCCGGGGTTTCTATCCCCAGCATTTTCCCGACGCCGACGTCATCATCTCCTCCCATTACGGGGGCTTGCGGATCGTCGAGGTCCCGGTCACGGTGGGGCCGACGCGCTCGGTCAACCTTCACCGCGGCTGGAAAATCCTTTACTATATCTACAAGATGTTCCTCTCCACCTTCGTGGCCATACTGGGGAGGCGGGAAAAACCTGCAAAGGAGCCGGGCGGTGCCCCTTAA
- a CDS encoding glycosyltransferase family 2 protein, producing METGKPDPPVTVVIPHLAGDRWLGECLEALRRQSFSDFRTVLVDNASGDGSSARARERYPGVDVVRNAENLGFAGACEEGRLRTRSPLLVFLNDDVVLGREWMERMVAAMEAHPETAAAAGKLVQAHNPQRISSAGNLVLPSGFGRDRGVGEPDGGRFDLPAEVFWASGAACMIRRRVLDECGGWDRSFFAYFEDIDLGLRARLRGHVCSYVPEAAGRHRGGATAAGFPRLASELLFRNAAAVAVKNFPGRVLGRRLPSVLGAHARALLYLTLKGHAAAAVRGEISLLRRLPRLLEQRRKIQKSRIISAERFEKIFDLG from the coding sequence ATGGAGACGGGGAAACCTGATCCGCCCGTCACCGTGGTCATTCCCCACCTGGCCGGCGACCGCTGGCTGGGCGAGTGTCTGGAGGCCCTCCGCCGCCAGTCCTTCTCCGATTTCCGGACCGTCCTGGTCGACAACGCCTCCGGCGACGGTTCCTCGGCCCGGGCGCGGGAGCGTTACCCGGGGGTCGACGTCGTCCGCAACGCCGAAAACCTGGGATTCGCCGGGGCCTGCGAGGAAGGCCGGCTGAGAACGCGCTCTCCCCTGCTCGTCTTTCTCAACGACGACGTCGTCCTCGGCCGGGAATGGATGGAACGGATGGTTGCGGCGATGGAGGCGCACCCGGAGACCGCGGCCGCGGCCGGCAAGCTGGTGCAGGCGCACAATCCGCAGCGGATCAGCAGCGCCGGCAACCTGGTGCTCCCCAGCGGGTTCGGCCGCGACCGGGGAGTGGGCGAACCGGACGGGGGGCGGTTCGACCTCCCGGCGGAGGTCTTCTGGGCCAGCGGGGCCGCCTGCATGATCCGCCGACGGGTGCTGGACGAATGCGGGGGATGGGATCGGAGTTTCTTCGCTTATTTCGAGGACATAGACCTGGGGCTGCGCGCGCGGCTGCGGGGGCATGTCTGCAGCTACGTCCCGGAGGCGGCGGGCCGGCATCGGGGGGGGGCGACGGCGGCGGGGTTTCCCCGCCTGGCCTCGGAACTGCTCTTCCGCAACGCCGCCGCCGTCGCCGTCAAGAACTTCCCCGGACGGGTCCTGGGGCGCCGTCTCCCCTCCGTCCTCGGCGCCCATGCCCGGGCGCTCCTCTATCTCACGCTCAAGGGCCACGCCGCGGCCGCCGTCCGGGGCGAGATTTCCCTCCTCCGCCGGCTCCCCCGCTTGCTGGAGCAGCGCCGGAAGATCCAGAAATCCCGGATTATCTCCGCGGAGCGCTTCGAAAAGATCTTCGATCTGGGTTGA
- the hisG gene encoding ATP phosphoribosyltransferase: protein MTADLTRPIKLGLPKGSLQESTFELFRKAGWRLSVRGRSYYPAIDDPDIEPVLIRAQEIPRYVQIGALDAGMTGLDWIRENRVQVREVSNLVYAKAGFRPVRWVLAVPEDSPFRKVEDLEGKRVATEVVRLTEDFFASRGVTCEVEYSWGATEVKPPQLVDAIVELTETGSSLRANKLRVIETVLESTTRLIVNERAWEDAGIRAKIENMVLLLEGAINAQDKVGLKMNVPRPSLENVLDCLPSLHSPTISEQKDPAWVAVEVIIPENEVRQLLPGLKAAGAQGIIEYPLNKLIL, encoded by the coding sequence ATGACTGCCGACCTGACAAGACCGATCAAGCTGGGGTTGCCCAAAGGCAGCCTGCAGGAATCCACCTTCGAACTTTTCCGCAAGGCCGGTTGGCGGCTTTCGGTCCGGGGGCGTTCTTATTACCCCGCCATCGACGATCCCGATATCGAGCCGGTGCTGATCCGCGCCCAGGAGATCCCGCGCTACGTTCAGATCGGCGCCCTGGACGCCGGGATGACCGGGCTGGACTGGATACGGGAAAACCGGGTTCAGGTCCGCGAGGTCTCCAACCTCGTCTACGCCAAGGCCGGGTTCCGTCCGGTCCGCTGGGTCCTGGCCGTTCCCGAGGATTCTCCCTTCCGGAAGGTGGAGGATCTCGAGGGCAAGCGCGTCGCCACCGAGGTCGTCCGCCTGACCGAGGATTTCTTCGCCTCCCGCGGGGTGACCTGCGAAGTCGAGTATTCCTGGGGAGCCACCGAGGTCAAACCGCCGCAGCTGGTCGACGCCATCGTGGAACTGACCGAGACGGGGTCGTCGCTGCGGGCCAATAAATTGCGGGTGATCGAAACCGTTCTCGAAAGCACGACCCGTCTGATCGTGAACGAGCGGGCGTGGGAAGACGCCGGGATCCGGGCCAAGATCGAGAACATGGTCCTGCTGCTGGAAGGGGCGATCAACGCTCAGGACAAGGTGGGGCTGAAGATGAACGTTCCCCGCCCGTCGCTGGAGAACGTGCTGGACTGCCTTCCTTCCCTGCATTCCCCGACCATCTCCGAACAGAAGGACCCCGCCTGGGTGGCGGTCGAAGTCATCATTCCCGAAAACGAAGTTCGTCAGCTCCTCCCGGGCTTGAAAGCGGCGGGGGCCCAGGGGATAATCGAATACCCGTTGAATAAGTTGATCCTGTGA
- a CDS encoding amidohydrolase family protein, whose amino-acid sequence MVPSGHDLVLAGGTAVLAQGPRAADIGVAGGAIAEIGPPGSLRGERTLSVSGMVVMPGGIDPHVHLQQLTASGQTSSDGFRSGSEAALWGGTTTLGDFAYPLPGQRLLDSWKERREAMTAGCRCRCFLHQAFGDEVPDLEAQIDEVMAAGARSFKLHMNDPRVDAGFVERVCRLLAPRGALLMVHAEMGAGIRANVARLRRRGELGVASLPRCQPAALEAEAIDLLLSRVSRFGTRVYIVHLTSERGLDVIRSYRRRGVAVEAETCPQYLLLTEEVYARPGGHRYTCTPPFRTDRDREALWGALAGGEVQTVATDHCPFWAAQKDAGEGDFTRLPMGLPGVENRVPLFVTAARERGFGWELIARLLSTNAAGIFALPGREGIAPGAPADLVVYRPDGVSRLQPAELHMRCDFSPYAGMELRGEVETTMLSGRLWPGDFVG is encoded by the coding sequence ATGGTCCCATCCGGACACGATCTGGTTTTGGCCGGGGGGACGGCGGTGCTGGCGCAGGGCCCCCGCGCCGCCGACATCGGCGTCGCCGGGGGGGCGATCGCGGAGATCGGGCCCCCCGGATCCCTGCGGGGGGAGCGGACCCTTTCGGTCTCGGGGATGGTGGTCATGCCCGGCGGCATCGATCCCCACGTCCACCTCCAGCAGTTGACCGCCAGCGGGCAAACCTCGTCGGACGGGTTCCGGTCCGGTTCGGAAGCCGCCCTCTGGGGGGGGACGACGACCCTGGGGGATTTCGCCTATCCTCTGCCCGGGCAGCGTTTGCTCGATTCCTGGAAGGAACGCCGGGAGGCGATGACCGCGGGCTGCCGCTGCCGCTGCTTTCTCCACCAGGCCTTCGGCGACGAGGTGCCCGACCTCGAGGCCCAGATCGACGAGGTGATGGCGGCGGGAGCCCGATCCTTCAAGCTCCACATGAACGACCCCCGGGTCGATGCCGGTTTCGTCGAGCGGGTATGCCGCCTGCTGGCTCCGCGGGGAGCCCTGCTCATGGTTCACGCCGAGATGGGGGCCGGGATCCGGGCCAACGTCGCCCGCCTGCGCCGGCGCGGGGAGTTGGGCGTCGCCTCCCTGCCCCGTTGCCAGCCCGCGGCACTGGAAGCCGAGGCCATCGACCTGTTGCTCTCCCGCGTCTCCCGTTTCGGCACCAGGGTCTATATCGTTCACCTGACTTCGGAGCGCGGGTTGGACGTGATCCGGAGCTACCGCCGGCGGGGAGTGGCGGTGGAGGCCGAAACCTGCCCGCAGTACCTCCTGCTCACCGAGGAGGTTTATGCCCGGCCCGGAGGCCACCGTTATACCTGCACGCCGCCCTTTCGGACCGACCGGGACCGCGAGGCTCTCTGGGGGGCCTTGGCCGGGGGGGAGGTTCAGACCGTGGCCACCGATCATTGCCCGTTCTGGGCCGCGCAGAAGGACGCCGGGGAAGGTGATTTCACCCGTCTTCCCATGGGCCTGCCGGGCGTGGAGAACCGTGTTCCCCTCTTCGTTACCGCCGCCCGGGAACGGGGTTTCGGCTGGGAGCTGATCGCCCGGCTCCTTTCCACCAACGCCGCCGGGATCTTCGCCCTGCCCGGGAGGGAGGGAATCGCTCCCGGGGCCCCCGCCGATCTGGTCGTCTACCGGCCGGACGGCGTCTCCCGTCTCCAGCCGGCCGAGCTGCACATGCGCTGCGATTTTTCCCCGTACGCGGGCATGGAGCTTCGGGGAGAGGTGGAAACAACCATGCTCTCCGGGCGCCTCTGGCCCGGGGATTTCGTCGGGTAG
- a CDS encoding glycosyltransferase family 4 protein, whose protein sequence is MGRDFSGKTVLVTVGRLVPKKGVDRFVRDILPAIVRAEPAVVYLVAGDGPLREEIVRTARAAGVEENLVMLGDLPMKGDLLKAAYCAADIFVMPNVRVSGDIEGFGIVAIEGGAAGLPVVASKLQGIREAVVEGENGDLLPWDDPGAFVDALLSLIRDPARRRRAGDRARAFVAERYGWDSIAGRYASVFRRLVDAGASTRRPVSG, encoded by the coding sequence CTGGGCCGGGACTTTTCCGGGAAAACCGTTTTGGTCACGGTCGGGCGCCTGGTTCCCAAGAAAGGAGTCGACCGGTTCGTCCGGGATATCCTCCCCGCCATCGTCCGCGCCGAACCCGCCGTCGTCTATCTGGTGGCCGGAGACGGCCCCCTGCGCGAAGAGATCGTCCGAACCGCCCGCGCCGCCGGGGTCGAAGAGAACCTGGTCATGCTCGGGGACCTGCCCATGAAGGGAGACCTGCTCAAGGCCGCGTACTGCGCCGCCGATATCTTCGTCATGCCCAACGTCCGGGTCTCCGGCGACATCGAGGGCTTCGGCATCGTGGCCATCGAGGGGGGGGCCGCCGGGCTGCCGGTGGTGGCTTCGAAGCTGCAGGGGATCCGCGAGGCCGTCGTCGAGGGCGAGAACGGCGACCTCCTGCCCTGGGACGATCCCGGAGCCTTCGTGGACGCCCTTCTCTCCCTGATCCGGGACCCGGCCCGGCGCCGCCGAGCGGGGGACCGGGCCCGCGCCTTCGTCGCCGAACGCTACGGCTGGGATTCCATCGCCGGACGCTATGCGTCCGTCTTCCGCCGCCTCGTCGACGCCGGCGCGTCGACGCGGCGCCCGGTCAGCGGGTAG